A single region of the Bacillus cereus genome encodes:
- a CDS encoding peptidoglycan D,D-transpeptidase FtsI family protein yields MKIKRRITVVLICFMGVMFLLLCRLIQIQILDTESFTDQNINLIEKSVTQRTQSLTVDNGRGHFTDRNGKEIGEEKYPVLIIFPFLQIKNDMLEKISHIIGLSRQEIRLQMKSKNKAFILQRGNIPFQLTVEQMEKVNQLDTLGIVAAEVRLKQTGEANHLIGDVGENEQEFQKRYGEMKKLSEQTPIGISGLQQSFDEFLLTDGEAKVLYQVDRQGEPIFGKQAKYTSPGNPFYPVTIQTTLHKTLQRQAEKIINENGIKKGGLVLLDIKNSEVLAMVSKPSLQMNDRSAYKATLENQMLTPHFPGSVFKTVVAAAVIDQNLVRFNRVFNCNTDLYGENLPQVMMGSLNFKESFARSCNRTFALLGNELIQKDKEVLETYLEALGASKTVGWKGSVFHAPEFEQLPEEKNAVIWRSEENKVSRKAIAQTMIGQKDVRVSPLAIANMMATIARDGEKLEVKAVKKIVYKNGTDFFTFENHKLTGKQLSYETVKKLQELLRAVVTAEKGTGTVFRSLPLNVAGKSGTAQTGKGEKVNRWFAGYFPYENPRYALVVVDIETDSNKNVVTPVFTELVEAIHRLENEK; encoded by the coding sequence ATGAAAATAAAACGGAGAATTACAGTTGTGTTAATTTGTTTTATGGGTGTAATGTTTTTACTACTTTGTCGCTTAATCCAAATACAGATTTTAGATACGGAATCATTTACTGACCAAAATATCAATTTAATTGAAAAAAGTGTTACGCAACGAACGCAATCACTTACAGTAGATAATGGAAGAGGGCACTTTACAGATCGAAATGGTAAGGAAATCGGTGAAGAGAAATATCCAGTTCTAATTATTTTTCCATTTTTACAAATAAAAAATGACATGTTAGAGAAAATTTCGCATATCATTGGTTTGTCGAGACAAGAGATAAGACTGCAAATGAAAAGTAAGAATAAAGCATTTATATTACAAAGGGGGAATATCCCATTTCAATTAACGGTTGAGCAGATGGAGAAGGTAAATCAGTTAGATACTTTAGGCATTGTAGCAGCAGAAGTTCGATTGAAGCAAACGGGAGAGGCAAATCATTTAATTGGAGATGTGGGAGAGAATGAACAGGAATTTCAAAAGCGCTATGGAGAAATGAAAAAACTTTCGGAACAAACGCCAATTGGTATTTCCGGATTGCAACAATCATTTGATGAATTTTTACTTACTGATGGAGAGGCAAAAGTACTATATCAAGTGGATCGGCAAGGAGAGCCGATTTTCGGGAAACAGGCAAAATACACTTCACCAGGAAATCCATTTTATCCAGTTACTATTCAAACAACGCTACATAAAACGTTGCAACGGCAAGCTGAAAAGATTATAAATGAAAACGGAATAAAAAAAGGTGGGTTAGTATTACTAGACATAAAAAATAGTGAAGTTTTAGCAATGGTAAGTAAGCCATCTTTACAGATGAATGATAGGAGCGCATATAAAGCAACACTTGAAAATCAAATGTTAACTCCTCATTTTCCTGGATCTGTTTTTAAAACAGTAGTTGCAGCGGCGGTAATTGATCAAAATTTGGTGCGATTTAACCGTGTATTTAACTGTAATACGGATTTATATGGTGAAAATCTTCCACAAGTTATGATGGGGTCATTAAACTTTAAGGAAAGCTTTGCTAGAAGCTGTAATCGGACGTTTGCCCTATTAGGTAATGAACTAATACAAAAGGATAAAGAAGTGTTAGAGACGTATTTAGAGGCCCTAGGGGCAAGTAAGACGGTTGGTTGGAAAGGTTCAGTATTTCATGCACCAGAATTTGAACAATTGCCAGAAGAAAAGAATGCTGTTATTTGGAGGAGTGAAGAAAATAAAGTTAGTAGAAAAGCCATTGCTCAAACGATGATTGGACAAAAAGATGTACGGGTGTCGCCTCTAGCTATAGCGAATATGATGGCGACAATTGCTAGAGATGGAGAGAAGTTGGAAGTGAAAGCTGTAAAAAAAATAGTATATAAAAATGGAACCGACTTTTTTACATTTGAAAATCATAAATTAACTGGGAAACAGCTTTCTTATGAAACGGTGAAAAAACTACAAGAGTTATTAAGGGCTGTTGTAACGGCGGAGAAAGGAACGGGAACAGTGTTCCGTTCGTTACCACTAAACGTTGCCGGAAAATCTGGAACGGCACAAACAGGAAAAGGAGAAAAGGTGAATCGCTGGTTTGCAGGTTATTTTCCATATGAAAATCCAAGATATGCTTTAGTTGTAGTTGATATAGAAACAGATAGTAACAAAAATGTAGTTACACCCGTTTTTACAGAACTGGTAGAAGCAATTCATAGATTAGAAAATGAAAAGTAA